GAATATCCAAAACACTCTTATATAATTCAATTCTATCTGACAGATCACCGGTGGCGACAATCATATCCGGAGAAAATTTGCTGGCCGCCTCTATTACCTCTTCGACATCTTCCAGATGACGGTAATATCCGATATGAATGTCGGAAATTTGTAGAATTTTGAATCCGTCCAAACCATCAGCCAAATCATCAAAAAATATCGATTTCTTATAGACATCAATATCGGTGAATGAACCGCCCACGCCAGAAACACCGGCGCCCAAAGCCACCGTTGGAGCGATTACCGCAGCATAATTCAAAAACTTCCTTCGTGAGATTTGCTTCTGATTTATTTCTAATGTCTTATCAACCGCCGGCTCGGCTCGTTTCTTTTGACGCCGTTCCCAGATATCATGGATAAAATTGATTATTCCCGAAACCGGCAAAGACAATAGTAAGGCCGATATCAATACCAGTGATAGGGCGCTCAATGCCGCCGCGATAAACATTAACGGCTTGATGAAAAAATATATCCCCAGCATCCAGATGCCGATAAAGACCACCCCCAGAATCGGAAGCGTATATGAAAAAATCCTGACGAATCGATACTGCCACCACCGGCGGTTGAACACTTTGAAAAAGATAATTTCCAACCCGGATAATATCATCAGCATGATAACGGCGGCGATTGCGGGGAATAATTCTGCCATAATTCTACAAGTTACACTTTCTCATATTTTGTTCAATGAATTATACGCAGAAAAATGATACTTAGGCGGTTGAAATTGAAATTAAACCGGAATAAACCCGAACCTTATTTTTGGCCGCCAATCCAGGCCGCTTTATTTAAGCTCGTGCTCCGGTTTTTCCTGTTTAACCCAACGCAGATTATCCGGATCATATACATAAAAATCCTGATTGGTATCGAAGCAGGTAATGTCTTTGATGCGCGCCGTTTTTGAATCCACATTCACAAACGCGTTTTCGGTCAATTCATTAGGCGCTTCCACTTCTCTGATAAAACTGCCCACCGTGCCGGGCATTTCCTTAAAACACCGTTTGAGATTCGAATACTCCATTCCGCTGGCGGCAATATGCGTCTGGCGCGCGTATATTTTCTTGTCGGATGTGACGCATAATGAGCAATTACAAACATTGTCATTGATCCGATAAAATTCTACCAGCAAATCAATAAATTGATCAATGGTATCGCTCAGGTACTTTAGATGTGTCGATGGAATCGTTAGAATTATCCCAATCGGCCGTCCCCCCGGCATTGGTCGTTTGCCGATTTTCTTGATACGGACCGGCAATCCCGCAATCTGCGAATCCTGCAATTTGTTTTCGAAATCATCCGGAAGCGAACCGACGCCGTTTAGTATTTGAATTGTAACATATTCAGAAGAATGCATATTCCCCCTGCCTTTTTTCCTGGTACCTGTGCCTAATCAGTCTATCGACAGATAGCCTTTCAACTTAATCGACACGTAGAAAGAAAAGAACATTAAAGGCGAGGTCATTCATCACCAGTTTAATCTTCCGGATTGAGTTCTGAGCGATAGCGAATAACCCAACAAATACCTAATCCTTCATCTTCTCGATGTCCTCATTGGTGCCAATCACAAGCAATAAATCATTTTCAGTGATCAAGTAATCGCCTCCGGGAATATGATCAAACGTCCCCGCTTCCAGATCGCGCACGGCAATGATCTGAACGTTATACCTCGCGCGAACATCCAATTCGCGAAGCGTTTTGCCGATAAAATTTTTGGGAGGCTTCAGTTCGACAACAAAATAATCGCCCGTCAAAGGCAGGAAATCCAGAAGATTTGACTGCGCCATCGAATTGGCCAGCCGGAACGCCATCTGCTTTTCGGGAATAATCGCTTCTGATGCTCCGACTTTGGTTAATATCCGGGCATGATCGTCGGAGTTGGCCTTGACAATTATCCGTTTGGCTTTGAGTTCCTTTAAATGCAGAGTGATAAGTATCGAGGCATGCGAATCCTGTCCGGTGGAAACGACAAAACAATCAAATTTCTCGACTTCGATTTTCTCCAGAAACGCCCGCCGAGTAGCATCGGCGACGATCGCCACCATATCATCCTGAATCGACTGGACCGCCGTTTCATCGGAATCTATCGCCGTCACCTGGCATTTTAATTTTTTTAATTCCTGCGCTACCGTCGCGCCGAAATTTCCCAATCCTATTACGGCAAACTCTTTCATACTTTCCTATCCTATCATTACCGATTCGCCGGCATAAACAATCTCACCCGGCTCAGCCGGACGAGCCAATGAAAACGCCAGTGTCAATAGCCCCACCCGGCCGATAAACATCAAGACTATGATTATCAATTTCCCCGTTACGGTCGCATGTCCGGTGATACCCAGAGATAACCCGACCGTCCCGAAAGCCGAAACAACTTCAAATAAATTATCGACAAACCATCCCTGACTCAACTGATGCGGTTGCGGCCTCTGCTCCGCCAGCATCAAAAGCGCGAACATGACAACTATTATCAGACTCGCCAACAGAGTTGCCGTCAAAGCCCGCCTGATTGAATCATTATCAATCGACCGTTTAAACACCGGTATCGATTTGCGTCCTCTGAATCTGTTATATACCAAAAGTAAAATCACCGCCCCCGTTGTTGTTTTGATACCTCCCCCGGTAGAGCCGGGACACGCTCCGATAAACATCAAAATCAGCGTAACAAGCAAGCCCACTTCAGTCAAATTCACCTGGGGTATGGCATTAAATCCGGCCGTCCGGCACGTCACCGCTTGAAAAAAAGCGTTAGACAGACTATCAATAAAAGACATATCTCCAAAGCTGTTATTATATTCAATCGCAAAAAAAATAATAGTGCCGGCGCCAAGCAATATCGCCGTCACACTCAAACATAATTTGGCGTGTAATGATAACATACTTCTAAATCTAAATAATCGCGAAAAAATCTCTCCAATAACAATGAAACCAAGTCCACCAATGATTATAAGTAATGAAAAAACTCCGAGTATATACAGATTCCCGTTATACGATTCGAGACTATTGGGGAAAGTCGAAAATCCGGCGTTGCAGAATGCCGAGACGGAATGAAATATTGAGTAAAAAACCGCCACATCCGATGGAAATTCCTGGCTGAACTGAGCATATAATGCCACCGCCCCTAAACCTTCAATCGCAATCGTCGTTAATATTATTGCCGCCAGAATCGTCCCGGTTCGAGTCCAGTTGCCGAAATTCTCGAATATCCCTATCCGATCA
The sequence above is drawn from the Candidatus Zixiibacteriota bacterium genome and encodes:
- a CDS encoding TrkA family potassium uptake protein encodes the protein MKEFAVIGLGNFGATVAQELKKLKCQVTAIDSDETAVQSIQDDMVAIVADATRRAFLEKIEVEKFDCFVVSTGQDSHASILITLHLKELKAKRIIVKANSDDHARILTKVGASEAIIPEKQMAFRLANSMAQSNLLDFLPLTGDYFVVELKPPKNFIGKTLRELDVRARYNVQIIAVRDLEAGTFDHIPGGDYLITENDLLLVIGTNEDIEKMKD
- a CDS encoding TrkH family potassium uptake protein gives rise to the protein MELIGARPGRKVIIYFAATIVVGTIFLYLPISSAGDSIGLIDAFFTSTSAVCVTGLTVLDTGSDFSFFGQIVILVLIQLGGLGIMTFATSLLMMMGARVSFYDRIGIFENFGNWTRTGTILAAIILTTIAIEGLGAVALYAQFSQEFPSDVAVFYSIFHSVSAFCNAGFSTFPNSLESYNGNLYILGVFSLLIIIGGLGFIVIGEIFSRLFRFRSMLSLHAKLCLSVTAILLGAGTIIFFAIEYNNSFGDMSFIDSLSNAFFQAVTCRTAGFNAIPQVNLTEVGLLVTLILMFIGACPGSTGGGIKTTTGAVILLLVYNRFRGRKSIPVFKRSIDNDSIRRALTATLLASLIIVVMFALLMLAEQRPQPHQLSQGWFVDNLFEVVSAFGTVGLSLGITGHATVTGKLIIIVLMFIGRVGLLTLAFSLARPAEPGEIVYAGESVMIG
- a CDS encoding metallophosphoesterase, with translation MAELFPAIAAVIMLMILSGLEIIFFKVFNRRWWQYRFVRIFSYTLPILGVVFIGIWMLGIYFFIKPLMFIAAALSALSLVLISALLLSLPVSGIINFIHDIWERRQKKRAEPAVDKTLEINQKQISRRKFLNYAAVIAPTVALGAGVSGVGGSFTDIDVYKKSIFFDDLADGLDGFKILQISDIHIGYYRHLEDVEEVIEAASKFSPDMIVATGDLSDRIELYKSVLDILGQLKTPYGVYACLGNHEYFRGITHVRRAFDKSNVLLLKDNGISIPVGNAIIYLAGADDPMFMRGDISGFLQATITSAVKNAPDGAFKLLLSHRPKGFNLAEKFGINLTLAGHTHGGQLGIYGQSAFELISENTYLWGLYEKGNRKLYTSSGVGHWFPFRLGCPAEAPIIELRKAK